In the genome of Flavobacterium panacagri, one region contains:
- a CDS encoding sensor histidine kinase — protein MTLLATAITLLVLNKLITPIKKASKALDDYRSSRKMSVLPTEYTDEAGLLLCNIQESIYEAESFINEKQDLVYMLSHDLKNFAGNPQGLARLIISENPSESVVNLAELICESTDLQFRYIENFIKLLKEQDEVVKVNPEIKTVLFPNILPFINEQVEQRLFDKNIKLNLVLECVEAKLKIDEGLLIQVLVNLISNAVKFSYFDSEIKVRIYSEDSKLILTVKDSGIGFDKHQIEELFKKFTKMSRLGTANESSTGIGLYLCKKIIERNKGRLSASSDGKNRGAEFRIEFDI, from the coding sequence ATGACATTACTTGCTACGGCAATTACACTTTTGGTTTTAAATAAATTAATTACGCCAATAAAAAAAGCTTCGAAAGCATTGGATGATTATAGAAGTTCAAGAAAGATGTCTGTTCTTCCGACAGAATATACCGATGAGGCTGGATTACTTTTGTGTAATATTCAGGAATCAATTTATGAAGCGGAGAGTTTTATAAATGAAAAACAAGATTTGGTTTATATGCTTTCGCATGATTTAAAAAACTTTGCAGGAAATCCGCAAGGATTAGCCAGATTAATAATCAGTGAGAATCCTTCCGAATCTGTTGTAAACCTTGCTGAATTAATCTGCGAATCAACTGATCTTCAGTTTCGATATATAGAAAATTTTATAAAACTGCTAAAAGAACAGGATGAAGTCGTTAAAGTAAATCCTGAAATAAAAACAGTTCTATTTCCTAATATTCTTCCGTTTATCAATGAACAGGTTGAACAGCGTTTATTTGACAAAAATATAAAGCTGAATTTAGTTTTGGAATGTGTTGAAGCTAAACTTAAAATTGATGAAGGACTCCTGATTCAGGTTTTAGTTAATCTAATTAGTAACGCGGTTAAGTTTTCTTACTTTGACAGTGAAATTAAAGTCCGAATTTATTCTGAAGACTCTAAATTAATTTTGACAGTAAAAGATAGCGGTATTGGTTTTGATAAACATCAAATAGAAGAATTATTTAAAAAATTCACTAAAATGAGCCGACTTGGAACGGCAAATGAAAGTTCTACGGGAATTGGATTGTATTTATGCAAAAAAATAATAGAACGTAACAAAGGCCGATTGAGCGCATCCAGCGACGGAAAAAACAGGGGAGCTGAATTCAGAATTGAATTTGATATTTAA
- a CDS encoding aldo/keto reductase, with protein MNYRKLGKTNFNISEISLGTWQVGGKWGSGFDNKTADELLNTAIDNGVNFIDTADVYENGLSETAVGRVVRSRSERIFVATKCGRQINPHVNEGYTPKVLQKFVEDSLKRTGLETLDLIQLHCPPTEVYYRPEIFELFDRLKEQGKILNLGVSVEKVEEALKAIEYSNVTTVQIIFNLFRQRPSELFFSEAKKKDIGVIARVPLASGLLTGTFSEKTTFEPQDHRNFNRNGEAFDKGETFSGIDYDLGLKAVEALKALFPEAQNLAPIALQWILSFNEISCIIPGASKVNHVLSNLSVYDTPKLTVEQISEMNKIYNNLIKPAVHQLW; from the coding sequence ATGAACTACAGAAAACTAGGAAAAACAAACTTTAATATCTCTGAAATCTCACTTGGTACTTGGCAGGTTGGAGGAAAATGGGGATCGGGTTTTGATAATAAAACAGCTGACGAACTTTTGAATACTGCCATAGATAATGGTGTAAACTTTATCGATACTGCTGATGTTTATGAAAATGGATTGAGCGAAACTGCCGTTGGACGAGTAGTTCGATCCCGATCAGAACGCATTTTTGTGGCTACAAAATGCGGACGCCAAATCAATCCACATGTAAATGAAGGCTATACACCAAAAGTACTTCAAAAATTTGTGGAAGACAGTTTAAAACGAACTGGATTAGAAACATTAGATTTAATTCAGCTGCACTGTCCGCCAACAGAAGTATATTATCGCCCTGAAATATTTGAACTTTTTGACCGATTAAAAGAACAGGGAAAAATCCTTAATCTTGGTGTGAGCGTTGAAAAAGTAGAAGAAGCTTTAAAAGCAATCGAATATTCGAATGTAACAACGGTTCAGATTATTTTCAATCTTTTCCGTCAGCGTCCTTCTGAATTGTTTTTTTCAGAAGCAAAAAAGAAAGATATTGGAGTTATTGCCAGAGTTCCATTAGCCAGCGGACTTCTAACAGGAACATTCAGCGAGAAAACAACTTTTGAGCCTCAAGACCACCGTAATTTTAACCGTAACGGAGAAGCTTTTGATAAAGGCGAAACATTTTCAGGAATTGATTATGATTTAGGATTAAAAGCAGTTGAAGCTTTGAAAGCATTATTTCCAGAAGCTCAAAATCTTGCTCCAATAGCATTACAGTGGATTTTAAGTTTTAACGAAATCAGCTGTATCATTCCAGGTGCGTCAAAAGTAAATCATGTTTTATCTAATTTATCGGTTTATGATACTCCTAAATTAACTGTAGAACAGATTTCAGAAATGAATAAAATTTACAATAACCTTATAAAACCTGCTGTACATCAGCTTTGGTAA
- the cysM gene encoding cysteine synthase CysM — translation MSPQKLLNLIGNTPLMETVNLVQNKNVKLLLKLEGNNPGGSVKDRAAYNMIAAALERGEIKKGDKLIEATSGNTGIALAMIAQLFGIEIELVLPEDSTKERTQTMRAYGATVILTPASEGIIGSRDYADKKVEQGGYLMLNQFANDDNWKAHYKTTGPEIWNDTEGTVTHFVSAMGTTGTIIGTSTYLKEKNPNVQIIGAQPSDGSQIPGIRKWPQEYLPKIFDASKVDTVVDVSEEEAREMTKRLALEEGVFAGMSSGGSVAVALKIAEKLESGVVVAVICDRGDRYLSSDLFD, via the coding sequence ATGAGTCCACAGAAATTATTAAACCTAATTGGGAATACTCCTTTGATGGAAACTGTCAATTTGGTTCAAAATAAAAATGTAAAACTTTTACTTAAACTAGAAGGAAACAATCCTGGAGGAAGCGTAAAAGACAGAGCTGCATACAATATGATTGCCGCCGCCTTAGAAAGAGGCGAAATCAAAAAAGGAGATAAATTAATTGAAGCAACCAGCGGTAATACTGGAATTGCACTTGCCATGATTGCGCAATTATTTGGTATAGAAATCGAATTGGTTTTACCTGAAGATTCAACAAAAGAACGTACACAAACTATGCGTGCTTACGGCGCTACCGTAATTCTAACACCTGCAAGCGAAGGAATTATCGGTTCACGTGATTATGCAGATAAAAAAGTCGAACAAGGTGGTTATTTAATGCTAAATCAGTTTGCTAATGACGATAACTGGAAAGCACATTATAAAACAACTGGGCCAGAAATATGGAACGATACTGAAGGAACTGTAACTCACTTCGTATCTGCAATGGGAACAACAGGAACCATCATAGGAACTTCGACTTATTTAAAGGAAAAAAATCCAAATGTTCAAATCATTGGTGCGCAGCCAAGCGATGGCTCTCAAATTCCTGGAATCCGTAAATGGCCGCAAGAATATCTTCCGAAAATTTTTGATGCCTCTAAAGTAGATACGGTTGTTGATGTAAGCGAAGAAGAAGCCCGAGAAATGACCAAAAGATTAGCATTAGAAGAAGGCGTTTTTGCAGGAATGAGCAGCGGAGGTTCTGTTGCAGTAGCCTTAAAAATTGCCGAAAAATTAGAATCTGGAGTTGTCGTTGCCGTTATCTGTGATAGAGGTGATCGCTACTTGTCTTCGGATTTATTTGACTAA